The genomic region TTTTCACGCCTCCACGTATTCCGAACTGAACCGGGCGCGAACCGATACGGTGGTAGTGCTGCCGCTGGGAGCCATCGAACAGCACGGCCCGCACCTCTCCGTTTCGACCGACACCGACATTGTCACCCAACTGGCCCGGGCGGCCGAAGCGGCCCTGCGCGACACGGTGCTGCTCTGCCCGACGCTGCCCTTCGGCTCCAGCCACCACCACCTGGCCTTCGGCGGAACCATCAGCCTCGGCCCGGAACTGTACACGGCGGTCATCACCGATCTGGTGGCTTCGCTGGTGGAGTCGGGCTTTCAGCGCATCGTGCTGCTGAACGGGCACGGGGGCAACATCACGCCCGTCCGGCAGGCGCTGGCGGTGCTCGGCAACCGGTTCGACCGGAGCCACCAGCCGACCATTGCGCTGGCGACGTACTGGGAACTGGCCGGAAAGGCGTTTGCCGGAGAGGCGCCAATGGAAAGTCCGGCCCTCAGCCACGCCTGCGAATACGAGACGAGCCTGATGCTGCACCTGTTTCCCGAAAAAGTCCGGATGGAGCGGGTGGAACGCGCCCGCCGCCCGGCTTCCAACGGCTACATCGGCTGGGAGGACGACGAGCCGTACCGGGGCGTCACGGTCTTTAAACAAACCGAATTTATCTCCGGCAACGGCAGCAGCGGCGAACCGCAGCTGGGTACGGCCGACAAAGGAAAACACCTGTTCGACAAGGCCCTTTCCGCGCTCGTGCGCTTTTTGGAAGCATTCCGGGAATGGCCGCTTTCGCAATCGCTGGTAGCTGAACATGAGCAAGTTGGAAATTAAACATCCGGATAAAAAAGTCGATACGGGCGCGTATTCAGCCGGGGTGCTGGTCGACGGCTGGCTGTTCGTCAGCGGTCAGGGACCGCTGGACCTGACGACCGGCGAGGTCATTCACGGCACCATCGAAGAAGAAACCCTGCTGACGCTCCGGCACATCCGGACCATCGTGGAAGCGGCCGGGGGAACCGTGGACGACATCGTCAAATGCACGGTGCATCTGGAAAATATCGGGGATTTTGACCGGTACAACGCGGCCTACCGCACGTTTTTTACCGGCATCAAACCCGCCCGGACGACGGTGCAGTCGGTCCTCTCGGACGGAATCAAAATTGAAATCGACGCCATCGCCCGGATACGCCCTAAACAGCCTTAACGCATGACCTACGAAACGCAAAAAATACGCCTCGGCACGGTCGGGCTGGGACTGATGGGCAGCAGCATTGCGACCTGTCTGCTGGCGGCCGGGCACCCCGTAACCGCGCTGGTGAAAGACCTCGGCGGGGCCGACGAAGCCCGCGGCCGCATTCGGGAGTACCTGCACCAGCTTCAGCGCGAGGAACTGCTGGAGGAGGAGCCGGATGCGGTGCTGCACCGCCTGCGCATCACCGACGAGGTGGCCGACCTGCGGGGCCTGGAGGTCGTGATCGAATCCATCATCGAAAATGTGGGCGAGAAAAAACGGCTGTATGCGCAGCTGGAAACGGTGCTTTCGCCCACGGCCATCATCGGCAGCAACACTTCCGCCATTCCGGTTTCCCTGCTCCAGAGCGGGCTGAACCATCCCGAACGCGTGCTCGGCATCCACTGGGCCGAACCGGCGCACATCACCCGGTTCATGGAAATCATTTGCGGAAAAGATACCGATCCGGTCTGCGCGCAGCGGATGGTGGCGCTGGCCGAAAGCTGGGGCAAGGAACCCTCCCTGCTCCGGAAAGACATTCGCGGATTCATCACCAACCGCATCATGTACGCCATGCTGCGGGAAGCGTTTTATCTGGTCGAAAACGGGTACGCCACGGTGGAAGACGTGGACCGCTCGCTCCGCAACGACCTCGGCTACTGGATCACCTTCGCCGGGCCGTTCCGCTTCATGGACCTGACGGGTATCCCGGCTTACCTCACCGTGATGAAAGACCTCTTTCCCGAACTCAGCAACACGACCGAAACACCCCCGATGATGGAAGACCTCGTCGCGGCGGGCGCGAAGGGCGTCGGCAACGCCCACGGCTTTTATCCCTACACGCCCGAAACGGCCGAAGAGTGGGAGACCCGCTTCATCGAGTTCAGCTACGACATCCGGAAACTGGCCCAGAAATACACCCCGACACCCGCTGAAAGCCCCCAATGACGCGCATTGCATCCATAAAAGCGACCGAAGTAATCGTCCCGGCCCGGCCGGGCAGCCTCAATTCGGAGGAGGTGATCGACAAAGACGCCGCCTTCGCCCAGAAATTTCTGACCGGGGAACGCTGGACGGAGTTTGCCAACCAGCCCAAATGGATCATCGAACTGACGCTCCAGAACGGCCTGACGGGCCTCGGCGA from Tellurirhabdus rosea harbors:
- a CDS encoding RidA family protein, which codes for MSKLEIKHPDKKVDTGAYSAGVLVDGWLFVSGQGPLDLTTGEVIHGTIEEETLLTLRHIRTIVEAAGGTVDDIVKCTVHLENIGDFDRYNAAYRTFFTGIKPARTTVQSVLSDGIKIEIDAIARIRPKQP
- a CDS encoding creatininase family protein; this encodes MLFHASTYSELNRARTDTVVVLPLGAIEQHGPHLSVSTDTDIVTQLARAAEAALRDTVLLCPTLPFGSSHHHLAFGGTISLGPELYTAVITDLVASLVESGFQRIVLLNGHGGNITPVRQALAVLGNRFDRSHQPTIALATYWELAGKAFAGEAPMESPALSHACEYETSLMLHLFPEKVRMERVERARRPASNGYIGWEDDEPYRGVTVFKQTEFISGNGSSGEPQLGTADKGKHLFDKALSALVRFLEAFREWPLSQSLVAEHEQVGN
- a CDS encoding 3-hydroxyacyl-CoA dehydrogenase family protein, with product MTYETQKIRLGTVGLGLMGSSIATCLLAAGHPVTALVKDLGGADEARGRIREYLHQLQREELLEEEPDAVLHRLRITDEVADLRGLEVVIESIIENVGEKKRLYAQLETVLSPTAIIGSNTSAIPVSLLQSGLNHPERVLGIHWAEPAHITRFMEIICGKDTDPVCAQRMVALAESWGKEPSLLRKDIRGFITNRIMYAMLREAFYLVENGYATVEDVDRSLRNDLGYWITFAGPFRFMDLTGIPAYLTVMKDLFPELSNTTETPPMMEDLVAAGAKGVGNAHGFYPYTPETAEEWETRFIEFSYDIRKLAQKYTPTPAESPQ